One Methanoculleus sp. 7T genomic window carries:
- a CDS encoding nitrogenase component 1, translated as MPDDHHTPCENPLWPCAMTGAVACLAGFEDVAVIVHGSSGCYFYPASLVGVPIHGTFLVENEVIFGTESRLREVIGELGDRYSRIAVVNTCVPAIMGEDTGSLARDGRILVVDSPGFLGDLEAGYHRALAEVAPEVDPDAPGVNIDGVCRTDPFCRGNTLEARRLLNLAGAAVGTTFCLDRYAATRRAAPLTVGTNPDLASGVGTWCGSLLGLDAVDETFAALAAVVDGIETRPIEEEIAWADAKIKKACDKYLRRFDPPRVAICAGRSYADFAAGMLKQYLDADIACIAARNDAASRTADFSTVRGMIRDAEPDLILGSSYERAICGDAAFVGLTSPLRGKVLLHSRAVAGVEGALWLMDEVLNACTNRNRRPRSPGKDSL; from the coding sequence ATGCCGGACGACCATCACACACCGTGCGAAAACCCGCTCTGGCCCTGTGCGATGACCGGGGCGGTCGCCTGCTTGGCCGGGTTCGAGGACGTCGCCGTCATCGTCCACGGTTCGAGCGGATGCTACTTCTACCCGGCATCCCTCGTCGGCGTCCCCATCCACGGGACCTTCCTCGTCGAGAACGAGGTCATCTTCGGAACCGAATCTCGCCTCCGGGAGGTGATCGGGGAACTTGGCGATCGGTATTCCCGGATAGCCGTGGTCAACACCTGCGTGCCCGCCATCATGGGTGAGGATACCGGAAGCCTGGCCCGAGACGGGCGGATCCTCGTCGTCGACAGCCCCGGGTTCCTTGGGGACCTCGAGGCCGGGTATCACCGGGCGCTCGCGGAGGTCGCGCCGGAGGTAGACCCCGATGCCCCCGGCGTCAACATCGACGGCGTCTGCCGCACCGACCCGTTCTGCCGGGGCAACACCCTTGAGGCACGGCGGCTGCTCAACCTGGCCGGGGCGGCCGTCGGCACCACGTTCTGCTTGGACCGCTACGCCGCAACCCGCCGGGCGGCGCCTCTCACCGTCGGCACGAACCCCGACCTCGCGAGCGGCGTCGGGACGTGGTGCGGCTCGCTCCTCGGCCTCGACGCCGTCGACGAGACCTTCGCCGCGCTCGCCGCCGTGGTCGACGGCATCGAGACCAGGCCGATCGAGGAGGAGATTGCATGGGCCGACGCCAAGATCAAAAAGGCGTGCGACAAGTACCTCCGCAGGTTCGACCCGCCCCGGGTGGCGATCTGTGCCGGCCGCTCCTACGCCGATTTCGCCGCAGGGATGCTCAAACAGTATCTCGATGCCGATATCGCCTGCATCGCGGCCAGAAACGATGCCGCCTCCCGGACGGCCGACTTCTCGACCGTCCGGGGCATGATCCGGGACGCAGAACCCGACCTGATCCTCGGCTCCTCTTATGAGCGGGCAATCTGCGGCGACGCCGCGTTCGTCGGGCTGACGTCGCCGCTCCGGGGTAAGGTCCTCCTGCACTCCCGGGCGGTGGCAGGGGTCGAAGGGGCGCTCTGGCTGATGGACGAGGTGCTCAACGCCTGCACGAACCGAAACCGGCGCCCGCGGAGCCCCGGTAAGGACTCTCTTTGA
- a CDS encoding tautomerase family protein — protein sequence MPLARIEILTGKPVEYRQSLIRSLREAISDALQTPEGTLWIRLCERKEENFLIPPGRSGDAVLIEISLIQGRSAEKKEALYRTVVERLARDPGVSPDDVCIVVYEPPAENWAERGGVSAARR from the coding sequence ATGCCACTTGCTAGAATCGAGATCCTTACCGGAAAACCGGTTGAGTACCGGCAATCGCTCATCAGGAGCCTTCGTGAGGCAATTTCCGATGCACTGCAGACCCCGGAGGGCACCCTCTGGATCCGGCTCTGTGAGCGGAAAGAGGAGAACTTCCTGATTCCCCCCGGCCGATCCGGCGACGCTGTCCTCATCGAGATATCCCTTATCCAAGGGCGAAGCGCTGAGAAGAAAGAGGCGCTCTATCGGACGGTGGTAGAACGTCTGGCCCGCGACCCGGGCGTCAGCCCCGATGACGTCTGTATCGTCGTCTACGAACCGCCTGCCGAGAACTGGGCGGAACGCGGCGGAGTATCGGCGGCCCGCCGGTAA
- a CDS encoding GNAT family N-acetyltransferase: MDLIRSYRESDFSAVSALERENSAGDCKPEVFIRQAGVLFAETFLVAECGGEVVGYTIGALVQHRPATGWIVRLAVAGQHRRRGYGERLVAAVTGLLRERGADEVYLSVSPRNHIARALYEKHGFREVDFRPAYFGDGADRCILRKGPDGQESLTVRD; the protein is encoded by the coding sequence ATGGACCTGATCAGGAGTTACCGAGAATCCGACTTTTCTGCGGTCTCCGCTCTCGAACGGGAGAACAGCGCGGGGGACTGCAAACCGGAGGTCTTCATCCGGCAGGCCGGCGTCCTCTTTGCCGAGACGTTCCTTGTCGCCGAGTGCGGCGGGGAGGTCGTCGGCTATACCATCGGCGCCCTCGTGCAGCACCGGCCGGCCACGGGATGGATCGTCAGGTTGGCGGTGGCCGGGCAGCACCGGCGGCGGGGCTACGGGGAACGACTCGTCGCCGCCGTCACCGGCCTTCTCCGTGAGCGGGGCGCGGATGAGGTCTACCTCTCGGTCTCGCCGAGGAACCATATCGCAAGGGCGCTCTATGAGAAGCACGGGTTCCGGGAGGTGGATTTCCGCCCGGCCTACTTCGGCGACGGAGCCGACCGGTGCATCCTCCGCAAGGGTCCTGACGGTCAAGAAAGTTTAACCGTCCGGGATTGA